Genomic window (Bacteroidota bacterium):
TCTTTTTCTGCAACCTATTTTAAGAACCATACGACTTATGAATCAAAATAATAAAACTTAAAGATATGAAAGAACTTTTTGTAACGGTAGTAGTCTTTTTTGCACTCTATCAAATCATTAAAATGTTCACGGATTTTCTTTTGAAACGAAGGGTTATTAAATCAGAACATTTCGACCAGGCAGGTATTTTAGCTCCTCCAAAGGAGGATGAAAACGAAGGCCGCTATCCTACCCTAAAATGGGGGCTTGTATGCTTCATGGCAGGTATTGGTTTATTGATTTCCAACCAGCTTTATTTTGCAGGTAAAATGGATGAATATTCAGCAGAAAATTCCATGGCTGCTTTTGGAATGGAACTTGTTTTTATTTCAGCAGGTTTTCTGATTTACTTTCTGATTGTCACCCTGATGAAAAAGAAGAAATAGAAAACCTATTTTCCTGAAAATGAGAAAAGGGTATCGTTCGCGGTATCCTTTTTTCATTTTCTTCAGCCTAAAATCAGGAATTAGGTCTAAAGTTGTGATTATATTTGCCATTGAATTTAAAGATATTTGAATGTTATCAGGATATAAAAAAGCCGGAGTATATTTTTTGCTGACATGGTCGATGATTTTCTGGAGTCTTTCCTTCATTTGGTATAAAGATGCCTACCTGTATTTCAAACCCATTACCACGATATTTTTCCGGCTGGTCATATCGGCCGTTTTCCTGTTTTTTTTAAGCCTCAGTTTAAAAGAACTGCAGAAAGTCAAATTAAAAGACTTCAAATACTTCCTTATTGCTGCTTTTTTCGAACCCTTTATTTACTTCATAGGCGAGAGTTTCGGAATGCAGCTGGTGTCTTCATCCATGGCTGCAGTGATCATCGCCCTGATACCCCTGTTCAGCCCTTTTGCGGGCTATATTTTTCTGAAGGAAAAAGTATCGCCGGCCAATATACTGGGCATCCTACTTTCAATCATCGGGATCATCTTTATAATCTTTCATCACGGATTTCACCTGCAGGCTCCGCTGAAAGGGATCATGCTGATGTTCCTGGCTGTATGTGCGGCCATTGGCTATTCGATCATGATCCGGAAAATTGCCTATAAATACAATTCATTTACCATAGTCACCTATCAGAATATGATCGGATCACTGTTGTTTGCGCCTTTATTTTTTATTCTGGATTTTGATACGGTAAGGCAGACGACATACACCCTGGCAAATTTCAAAGCCATATTTGAACTGGCCATATTTGCCTCATCCTTTGCATTTGTATTTTTTGCCTATTCGATCAGGCATATAGGGGTAACCAAAGCAAATACCTTTACCAACATTATTCCGGTTTTCACAGCCATATTGGCTTATTTTTTATTAAATGAAGAACTGGGCCTGAATAAAATTATGGGCACTTTTCTGGTTATCGTCGGGTTGTTTCTTTCGCAGATTGATATTTCAAAACTGAAAATATTGGCCAAAACTCACTTAAAAAGGTAGTATAAAAAAGATGACTTTTTAAACGGTTATATTATAAACGGTTAACCAGCCTGCCGTCAAAAAATACCCAAAAACCTCATTAAGTACATAGCCCAAAGCCCGGCGGTGTAGTTCAACACAGACTCATCGCCGGTTCTTGCAGACCAATCGGAGTAATATTTATTGACGTTAGTTTTTATTTTTTACAGACATTGGAATAGTCATTTTTAGGGCTTACAGATAGTAATTAAACACATCGAATGGGGCAATATGTCGAGATTGAGTGTAAGTTTATTATTGTTAAGTGTTAGTGTATATTGTTTGTCAGGGCTTAGCTCAGCCGTTTTTTTTAATTTCTCAATTACATCGGGTGCTGCCTGTGGTTTGCCCATCATTTCCCACTCACGGTAGGTGTTGTGTTGCGTTTTCGACAACCAATATTCGGTTATGTTTACCTGTTTTCCGCCGAAATTCAGATTGTCGACCGACAGTTGAACGTTAGTTTTTTGATTGAAATTGTTTTCAAATTCGTTGTAATTGTAAATCAAAAGTTGACATTCATTTTTCCCTTTTGTGGCCAACAGTCCGATGGGTCCACCTGTTTTGGGTCCTGTAATTTTCAACCGGTCTTCGCCTAATAAAGCAAGCATTTCGTACGAAGTAAGTATGGGTTTTGGCACACAACCCGAAGTCATCAAATCTCTTGAACCCCAGAAAATGGGTCCTGTTGCAGCGTTGAACCAGGCGCCCCAGTATAGTAACAGACTTGTTTTGAATTTGTAATTGTCGTTAATGGCGTATAAACAATCGACCAGTTTGGCCAAAAATAAGGCCGAAACTTCACTGTTTCTGTATTCCAGTTCAGGATACTCAGTAACAAACTTCGAATCGCCATGAGAGCACAAGCCCCATTCATTGATATGAAATTCAGTATTTTTAAGCGAAGGATATTTCGATATCAACCGTTCCAATAAAAGCATATCGTTGCTGAACTTCTGCACCATGGGAGACATTTCAGGTGCTTTTACGAGCCATCCGCCCGATATCCCATAAATGTGGTAAGAAATAAAATCGATTGGAGTGCCCACCTTTTTTGTAACATAGTTGGTATCTAAAACTACGTGGTTGAGAAAATCCTTTAAAAACGAAATATTAAAGCAACCCGGCCCACCCACTTTAAAATCGTTGTTGTACGATTTCACGGTATGGGCAAACACGTCATACAACCTAAAGAAATCGGGTAAAAGTTTGCGATCCCAGCCATCGGGTTCGTTCCAAACTTCGAAATACCAAGTTTTCAATTCGTCTTCGCCAAATTCTTTGATTAGGTTTTGCATGAATTTGTCGAGCAATTCCTGCCATTTTTCCCAGCTAACAGGAGGCCCAACATACGATTCAAAAGATTCGTCGTTGGTTTTTGCACTTTTGACATTAAATCCGTCGGGATAAAAATCGAACTCAACTATGGGTTTCATGCCTCTTTTTACATATTCGCGAAATGTTTTGTTGACAATGGAAAAATTGTAGTGATATTCGCCTTTTTGATCGATGGTCAACACCTGGCCG
Coding sequences:
- a CDS encoding DMT family transporter encodes the protein MLSGYKKAGVYFLLTWSMIFWSLSFIWYKDAYLYFKPITTIFFRLVISAVFLFFLSLSLKELQKVKLKDFKYFLIAAFFEPFIYFIGESFGMQLVSSSMAAVIIALIPLFSPFAGYIFLKEKVSPANILGILLSIIGIIFIIFHHGFHLQAPLKGIMLMFLAVCAAIGYSIMIRKIAYKYNSFTIVTYQNMIGSLLFAPLFFILDFDTVRQTTYTLANFKAIFELAIFASSFAFVFFAYSIRHIGVTKANTFTNIIPVFTAILAYFLLNEELGLNKIMGTFLVIVGLFLSQIDISKLKILAKTHLKR